One Solidesulfovibrio fructosivorans JJ] DNA window includes the following coding sequences:
- a CDS encoding fumarate hydratase, with amino-acid sequence MRTISRQSVVDAVAAMCIDANRYLPADVLASFAKAKAAETVPSAREIFGQLEENAALAARTGLPLCQDCGLGVFFVEAGEDVRLEDGSLREAINAGMVKGYGDGFLRKSTCDPFTRKNVGDNSPAIIHFDMVPGDALKICMMAKGGGSENMSRVMMLAPAQGLPGIREFVIRRVAESGSNPCPPILVGVGIGGNFELAAINSKKALMRRVDDVHPDPEVAAMEADLLASINRLGIGPMGLGGATTCLGVKIRTAPCHLASLPLAVNIQCHSSRHKEVTL; translated from the coding sequence ATGCGCACCATTTCCAGACAAAGCGTTGTCGACGCCGTGGCCGCCATGTGCATCGACGCCAACCGTTACCTGCCGGCCGATGTGCTGGCCTCCTTCGCCAAGGCCAAGGCGGCCGAAACCGTACCCTCGGCCCGTGAAATCTTCGGCCAGCTCGAGGAGAACGCCGCCCTGGCCGCCCGGACCGGGCTGCCGCTGTGCCAGGACTGCGGCCTGGGCGTCTTTTTCGTCGAAGCGGGCGAGGACGTCCGCCTGGAGGACGGCAGCCTGCGCGAGGCCATAAACGCCGGCATGGTCAAGGGCTACGGCGACGGTTTTCTGCGCAAATCCACCTGCGATCCCTTCACCCGCAAGAACGTGGGCGACAATTCCCCGGCCATCATCCATTTCGACATGGTCCCCGGGGATGCGCTCAAGATCTGTATGATGGCCAAGGGCGGCGGCTCCGAGAACATGTCGCGGGTGATGATGCTGGCCCCGGCCCAGGGGCTTCCCGGCATCCGCGAATTCGTCATCCGCCGCGTGGCCGAATCGGGCTCCAACCCCTGCCCGCCCATTCTGGTCGGCGTCGGCATTGGCGGCAATTTCGAGCTGGCCGCCATCAACTCCAAAAAGGCGCTCATGCGCCGGGTGGACGACGTCCATCCCGATCCCGAGGTGGCGGCCATGGAAGCGGACCTGCTCGCTTCCATCAACCGCCTCGGCATCGGCCCCATGGGCCTTGGCGGCGCGACGACCTGTCTTGGCGTCAAGATCAGGACCGCCCCCTGCCACTTGGCCAGCCTGCCGCTGGCCGTCAACATCCAGTGCCACAGCTCCCGGCACAAGGAGGTCACGCTCTAA
- a CDS encoding anion permease, giving the protein MQRSIKLLAPVLLGLIIWLLPAPQGLSSATWTYFAVFAAVVLGLVLEPVAPALIGLIGVTLATVLRIVPMTPGKLPSAGEAIKWGLSGFSNGTVWLIFAAFMFALGYEKTGLGKRLGLTLIKRMGKKTLGLGYAVALADLILAPFMPSNTARSGGTIFPIIKNIPPLYGSTPENNPRGLGAYIMWTALATTCVTSSMFLTGLAPNVLAQSLVEKTAHIQLGWSQWFISVLPVGAILFLATPLLTYLIYPPTQKTSENAPIWAGEELRKLGPITGREITMGLLAVAALLGWIFLKSSINSTTVALAAVCVMALTKVVTWDDIIRYKQAWNVLAWFATLVTMADGLKRTGFLKWFAEAAAAHMQGFSPTAMMIGLVILFFVSHYMFASVTAHVAALLPVMLATAMAVPALNMQVVSMLLCGSLGIMGIISPYGTGPSPLYFGSGYIKSREFWLLGLVFGAIFLGVYLLVGFPWILMRG; this is encoded by the coding sequence ATGCAGCGCTCCATCAAGCTCCTGGCGCCGGTGTTGCTCGGCCTGATCATCTGGCTGCTGCCCGCCCCGCAAGGACTTTCATCCGCCACCTGGACCTATTTCGCCGTGTTCGCGGCCGTTGTGCTGGGTTTGGTTCTGGAACCCGTGGCCCCGGCCCTGATCGGGCTGATCGGCGTCACCCTGGCCACCGTCTTGCGGATCGTTCCCATGACCCCGGGCAAGCTCCCTTCGGCCGGCGAGGCCATCAAGTGGGGACTGTCGGGATTTTCCAACGGCACGGTCTGGCTCATCTTCGCGGCCTTCATGTTCGCGCTGGGCTATGAAAAGACCGGGCTTGGCAAGCGGCTGGGACTGACGCTGATCAAGCGCATGGGCAAAAAGACCCTGGGCCTGGGCTACGCCGTGGCCCTGGCCGACCTCATCCTGGCCCCGTTCATGCCGTCCAACACGGCCCGCAGCGGCGGCACCATCTTCCCCATCATCAAAAACATTCCGCCGCTGTACGGCTCCACGCCGGAGAACAATCCCCGGGGGCTGGGCGCCTACATCATGTGGACAGCGCTGGCCACCACCTGCGTCACTTCGTCCATGTTCTTAACCGGCCTGGCCCCCAACGTCCTGGCCCAGTCCCTGGTGGAAAAGACCGCCCATATCCAACTCGGCTGGAGCCAATGGTTCATCAGCGTCCTGCCCGTGGGAGCCATCCTGTTCCTGGCCACCCCTCTTTTGACGTACCTCATCTACCCGCCCACCCAGAAGACCTCGGAAAACGCCCCCATCTGGGCCGGCGAGGAACTGAGGAAGCTCGGCCCCATCACCGGGCGGGAAATCACCATGGGCCTTTTGGCCGTGGCCGCGCTTTTGGGCTGGATATTCCTCAAGAGCTCCATCAACTCCACCACCGTGGCCCTGGCCGCCGTGTGCGTCATGGCCCTGACCAAGGTCGTCACCTGGGACGACATCATCCGCTACAAGCAGGCCTGGAACGTGCTGGCCTGGTTCGCGACCCTGGTGACCATGGCCGACGGCCTGAAAAGAACCGGCTTTCTCAAGTGGTTCGCCGAGGCGGCCGCTGCGCACATGCAGGGCTTTTCCCCCACCGCCATGATGATCGGCCTGGTGATCCTTTTCTTCGTCAGCCACTACATGTTCGCCAGCGTCACCGCCCACGTCGCCGCCCTGCTCCCGGTCATGCTGGCCACGGCCATGGCCGTGCCCGCCCTCAACATGCAGGTCGTCTCCATGCTCCTGTGCGGATCGCTTGGCATCATGGGCATCATCAGCCCCTACGGCACCGGTCCTTCGCCGCTCTATTTCGGCTCCGGCTACATCAAGAGCCGCGAATTCTGGCTTCTTGGCCTCGTTTTCGGCGCCATTTTCCTCGGCGTGTACCTGCTGGTCGGTTTCCCCTGGATCCTCATGCGTGGCTAA
- a CDS encoding Fe-S-containing hydro-lyase, which yields MAEYHLTTPLSDADVEKLRAGDVVHLTGIIHTGRDAAHKRLVEALDAGEPLPFDPKGAVIYYVGPSPARPGYAIGAAGPTTSYRMDSFAPRLIAEGLKGMIGKGMRAPEVKAAMAEPKAVYFGATGGAGALLGLRIKKATVIAYEDLGPEAVRELTVEDFPVLVINDCHGGDLYAVPELEAALG from the coding sequence ATGGCCGAATATCATCTGACCACGCCGCTTTCCGATGCGGACGTGGAAAAGCTGCGCGCCGGCGATGTGGTCCACCTCACCGGCATCATCCACACCGGCCGCGACGCGGCCCACAAACGCCTCGTCGAGGCCCTCGACGCCGGAGAGCCCCTCCCCTTCGATCCCAAGGGCGCTGTGATCTATTACGTCGGTCCCTCCCCGGCCCGGCCCGGCTACGCCATCGGCGCGGCCGGCCCCACCACCAGCTACCGCATGGATTCCTTCGCCCCGCGCCTGATCGCCGAAGGCCTCAAGGGCATGATCGGCAAGGGTATGCGCGCGCCCGAGGTCAAGGCGGCCATGGCCGAGCCCAAGGCCGTGTACTTCGGGGCCACCGGCGGGGCCGGCGCGCTGCTTGGGCTTCGCATCAAAAAGGCCACGGTCATCGCCTACGAGGACCTCGGCCCCGAGGCCGTGCGCGAGCTGACCGTTGAGGACTTCCCGGTGCTGGTCATCAACGATTGCCACGGCGGCGACCTGTACGCCGTGCCCGAACTGGAGGCCGCCCTTGGCTAG